The DNA segment AATCCCGCCAAAATCGCCACCCGCAAGGCATCGCAAAATGCCCTCAACGTCTACGGTCCCCTTCTGCCGGAGCTGTTAGGCGGTTCGGCAGATCTTGCGCCGAGCAACCTGACTATCTGGAAAGGCTCCACCTCACTGAAAGAGGATCTGGCGGGCAATTACATTCACTATGGCGTGCGTGAATTCGGCATGACCGCCATTGCCAATGGTATCGCTCATCACGGTGGATTCGTACCCTATACCGCCACCTTCCTGATGTTCGTTGAATATGCGCGCAACGCAGCGCGCATGGCGGCACTGATGAAAGCGCGGCAAATCATGGTGTATACCCATGACTCTATCGGTCTGGGGGAAGATGGTCCGACCCACCAGGCCGTGGAGCAGCTGGCCAGCCTGCGCCTGACGCCCAATTTCAGCACCTGGCGTCCGTGCGATCAGGTTGAAGCCGCGGTGGGCTGGAAGCTGGCGGTCGAGCGCCATGATGGCCCCACGGCACTGATCCTGTCACGACAGAACCTGGCGCAGGTTGAACGCACGCCGGAGCAGGTGAAAGAGATCGCCCGCGGTGGCTACGTGCTGAAAGACAGCGGCGGCAAACCGGATATCATTCTGATTGCCACCGGGTCAGAAATGGAGATTACCCTACTGGCAGCGGAGAAACTGACCGGCGAAGGGCGTAACGTCCGCGTGGTGTCGCTACCTTCAACGGATATTTTCGATGCCCAGGACGAGGCATACCGCGAGTCGGTGCTGCCGTCGAACGTCAGCGCGCGCGTCGCAGTCGAAGCCGGTATTGCCGATTACTGGTACAAATATGTGGGCTTAAAAGGGGCGATTGTCGGGATGACCGGCTACGGTGAATCCGCGCCAGCAGAGAAGCTGTTCCCTTACTTCGGCTTTACGGTTGAGAACATTGTGGAGAAAGCACACAAGGTTTTGAACGCCTGATGTATGCAACGCGTCTTATCCGGCCTACAGATAGCTTTTCGTAGGTCGGATAAAACGCAGTCGCCATCCGACAGCAAATTAACGCGTGATCCATAGCGTGGGCCAGGCATCTGGCCCATGCCAACCATCACAGCTCGGCTCTTCGGCATAACGCACCAGACGAAAACGCTGGCCGTCAAAACGCCAGCGAGTCTGGATGCCGCAGTCCGTTAATCCCCGCCCTTTTGCCAGGGTAACCAGTTCGCGCGACTTCTCATCAAACACGGCGTTCATCAACTCCATGTTGTTACTTTCCGCACCGCTGTTAAACGGTAAACGCAAGCGTACGGCGTGCGAGGCCAGCGGTTTTTTCCGCGACACAATCCACGCCAGATCGATCGTGTTGTACGCTCCGGCTTCGCAGGCAATCATCAACAGGGCTTTGTCATCGGTAAGGGCGGTTACCCGCACCTCGCGGCGTGAAGGATCGAGTGAACACGTAATGCCGTTCATTCGCCAGTTGCCGTAATCAAGAAGGTCATTGCGTTCGTCGAGGGAGAGCGGTGTGGGCGTGGGGTTAACGACGGCTACGCCTTTCAGCGCCGGTGCCGGTGGTACGCTGAGTGGGGGATCGTCCCCTTTTTCAATCCACGCCGTTTCGCTGCCCACCCGCTTCTGCTGCGCGTCGATGAACAACAGCGCCGCTTTCAGCCCGGCCAGCGAAATGGTTTGGTTGCCTTTTTGCAGGGTGATCGTCTTCCCGTCCTGAATTGTCAGCAGAAATTCCGCAATGGTCGCCGTGTCGTCCGTCATCAGGTGCCACGGCGTCATTCGCCAGTGCTCTGGGCTCAGCGCCAACGGTTTGCCATCCAGCAACAGGCGTGGCGCGATATCCGCTTCGTTGGCGGGCGCGGTCAATCCGCCAAGATCGAGACGCAGGACGGCATCGGTATGCGCCCCGGCGCTGCGGCTCAGGGTCATCACCAGTCCGCCATGTTCACCGGTGTTACGCGCGACGCAAAAATTCTGGTTATTACAGGTTACCTGCCAGTCAGAAAAGGCCTGTTGCGCGGGCGCGGCCCACAGCAAGCGGGCCGGAATCAGGCCGAGCAAGAAAAGGAAAATAACGCGATAGCGCATGGACGGTAATAACCCCAGAAGTCAAACGAACAACACAGGTCGTATCTTCGTTGCGCTGTTAACCATGCTCAATCGGATTTGTCGGATAGATTCAATAATTCGTAAAGAAATATAATCCTTATTTATCAATCCATTAAATGGGAAGATTGCAAATAGTTGAGCAATAACACGGTCTTACCGTCTCGTATCTCACCGGTTTTAATCATTTCCAGCGCCTGGGTAAACGGCAATTCCAGTACAGTAATGTCTTCATCTTCGACGCCACCGCCAGCATTAGCACGCTGGCTTTCGCTGTATTCGGCGATAAAAAAGTGAATCAGCTCTGTCACACCGCCGGGAGACATGTACAGCTCAAAGAGCTTACGCACCTCGCCCACTTCATAGCCCGTCTCTTCAATGGCCTCTTTGCGAATGCAGGCTTCCGGCTCGTCGTTGTCCAGTAATCCGGCGCAGGTTTCAATCAACTGCCCGCTTTCGTTACCGTTCACCCACGTCGCTACGCGGAACTGACGAATCAACACGACGGTCTTTTTCTCTGCGTTGTACAACAGGATCGTTGCCCCATTACCACGATCGTACACTTCACGTTTGTGGCGGATGACGTCGCCGTTCGAGCGGGTCAGATCGTAGGTAATATTGCGCAGGATGAAATAGTTATCAGAAAGAACTTTGTCTTTAACGAGGGTGATTTTTTGCGACATATCGGCTCCACAGCGTAAGAAGAGAAATTATACTACGCCGTGAAGCCGGTTTTGTCTGTGTAAGATAAGGCTGATTTGTGCCGGACAGAGGTGAATTGTAGACCTGATAAGCGCAGCGCCATCAGGCGCGGATAGGCCGGATGTCGGCGACGCCTTATCCGGCCTACGGCATAGTCAAACGTTTACAGCCCCAGCCAGTCGACGATCCCCTGCGCCGCATGGCGTCCTTCTGCCATCGCGGTGACCACCAGATCGGCGCCGCGAACGGCATCGCCGCCGGCAAAGATTTTCGGGTTAGTGGTCTGGTAACGGTATGCACTCTCCACGTTTGCCGCGATGCGACCCCAGTTGTCCACTTGCACTCCATGGCTCTCCAGCCACGGCATCCCGTGCGGATGGAAACCAAACGCCATGATCACGGCATCTGCCGGCATCACAAACTCACTGCCGGCAATCGGCACCGGACGGCGGCGTCCCTGGGCATCCGGCTCACCCAACTGCGTACGCAGCAAACGAATGCCACAAACGCGCCCGTCCGCGCTCAGTTCCAGATCGACCGGCTGCACGTTGAACTCGAAGTTAGCCCCTTCCTCACGCGCGTTTTTCACCTCTTTCTTCGAACCTGGCATGTTGGCTTCGTCACGGCGGTAGGCGCAGGTGACCTGGCTTGCGCCATGACGCAGCGCGGTACGGACACAGTCCATCGCCGTGTCACCGCCGCCCAACACCACCACGTTGAGTCCGGCGGTGTCGATGTACGGCTCTTCAGGACATTCGTCCAGTCCCATCACCTGTTTGGTATTCGCGATCAGGAATGGCAGCGCGTCATAGACGCCCGGCGCATCTTCGTTGGGCAGGTCGGCCTTCATCGAACGATAGGTTCCCACGCCGACAAATACGGCGTCGTAATCCTCCAGCAGCGCCTCCATTTTCACATCCCTGCCCACTTCGCAGTTCAGCTCAAACTGGATCCCCATCGCGCTGAAAATTTCCCGACGGCGCGCCAGCAGTGATTTATCCAGTTTGAAGGCCGGGATGCCAAAGGTCAGCAGTCCGCCTATTTCGGGATGACGATCAAAAACCGTGGCGCTGACGCCGCGACGCGCCAGCACGTCGGCGCAGGCAAGCCCTGCCGGACCGGCGCCAATAATCGCCACGCGCTTATCGACCTTCTGGACATGGCTCAGATCCGGCCGCCAGCCTTGACCCAGCGCGCGGTCGGAAATGTAACGTTCAATGTTGCCGATCGTCACCGCGCCATGCTCGTCGCGCACCGTACAGGCGCCTTCGCACAGTCGGTCTTGTGGACAAACGCGCCCGGTGATTTCCGGCAAACAGTTCGTCTGGTGAGACAATTCCACCGCCGCATCAATGTTTCCGGCTTTTACCAGTTCAATCCACTGAGGGATGTGGTTATGCAGCGGGCAGGTCCATTCACAAATGCTGTGCTCACCGCACTTCAGGCAGCGAGAGGCTTCCTGCTCCGCCTGAGCCGTGCGAAACGGCAGATAGATTTCGTCAAAGCTGACTTTTCGCGCATCGATAGCCAGTTTATCCGGTTCACCACGCGCTGGCGTCGCGCGCATTTGCTCAATTTTGCTCATGGTGGAGAAAGCGGTCGCCGTCGCATCCGCATGCCACGGCTGATTCTCCTGCCGGGCTGTACGTAAACGTCGCGCTTTCGCCAGCCGGGTTAACGACCCTTCCGTCACCAGTTGCAGCGCGTCCGCAGGACAATTCTCCACACAGGCCGGTCCATTTTCCCGCCCCTGGCAGAGGTCACATTTATGCGCCGTCGCTTTGACCTGACCTTTGGCGACGGGCGTCAGGACGATTTGCATGGTGCCGAACGGACAGGCCACCACGCAGGATTTACAGCCGATACACTTTTGCTGATTGACCTGCACGCTGTCGTTAACGTGGCTTATCGCTCCATTCGGACAACTGCGGGCGCAGGGAGCATCTTCGCAATGGTGACAGGTCACTGCACTTCGCTGATGCTGATGCTTGATAACCGTGATCCGGGGCTGGTAGTGACGTTGGCTAAGGACATGTTGCTCTTCATTGTGGGCCAAAACGCAAGCAACTTCACAGGCATGGCATCCCAGGCACTGTTGGCTGTTGGCCATAATAAAACGGTTCATGGCGACCTTCTTTTTTGGTTGTAAAAACCTTATTCTTTATATAAGTGTTGTTATTAACCGACTGACCACACGTCGGCAATGTTCATTTGCCCAGGAAGCACAACTATTTCTACAGAACCTGTGGCAGATCAATTTATTTCAGCCAGAGTGAAATTACGTTTCAGATCTGCGAGAGATTTTTACCGTAAGCACTTTTAAAGGAAATTACGCGTGTGATCGTCAAACGCCCCGTCTCGGCCAGTCTGGCCCGGGCTTTTTTTTACATTGTCCTGCTCTCGATTCTCTCGACCGGCGTTGCGTTACTGACGCTGGCCAGCAGCCTGCGGGATGCCGAAGCCATTAACGTGGCGGGTTCATTACGTATGCAGAGCTATCGTCTGGGGTACGATCTGCAAAGCCACAGCCCGCAATTAAACGCCCATCGCCAGCTCTTTCAGCAGGCCCTCAACTCACCGGCGTTAAGCAATCTGAATGCCTGGTATGTGCCTCAGGCGGTGAAAGGTCGCTACGCGCAACTGCACGCCAACTGGCTGGAGATGAATCCCCGCCTGATTGATGGTGATCTGCAGTGGTATCAGAACAACATTAACGCCTACGTCGATAAGATCGATCTCTTCGTGCTGGCCTTGCAGCACTATGCCGAACGCAAAGTGATGCTGGTGGTGGGGATCTCGCTGGCGGGCGGTATCGGGATTTTTACCCTCGTCTTTTTCACCCTGCGCCGTATTCGTCATCAGGTTGTGCGCCCACTGAAT comes from the Citrobacter amalonaticus genome and includes:
- a CDS encoding DUF1176 domain-containing protein, with translation MRYRVIFLFLLGLIPARLLWAAPAQQAFSDWQVTCNNQNFCVARNTGEHGGLVMTLSRSAGAHTDAVLRLDLGGLTAPANEADIAPRLLLDGKPLALSPEHWRMTPWHLMTDDTATIAEFLLTIQDGKTITLQKGNQTISLAGLKAALLFIDAQQKRVGSETAWIEKGDDPPLSVPPAPALKGVAVVNPTPTPLSLDERNDLLDYGNWRMNGITCSLDPSRREVRVTALTDDKALLMIACEAGAYNTIDLAWIVSRKKPLASHAVRLRLPFNSGAESNNMELMNAVFDEKSRELVTLAKGRGLTDCGIQTRWRFDGQRFRLVRYAEEPSCDGWHGPDAWPTLWITR
- the nudK gene encoding GDP-mannose pyrophosphatase NudK, with translation MSQKITLVKDKVLSDNYFILRNITYDLTRSNGDVIRHKREVYDRGNGATILLYNAEKKTVVLIRQFRVATWVNGNESGQLIETCAGLLDNDEPEACIRKEAIEETGYEVGEVRKLFELYMSPGGVTELIHFFIAEYSESQRANAGGGVEDEDITVLELPFTQALEMIKTGEIRDGKTVLLLNYLQSSHLMD
- the aegA gene encoding formate-dependent uric acid utilization protein AegA; protein product: MNRFIMANSQQCLGCHACEVACVLAHNEEQHVLSQRHYQPRITVIKHQHQRSAVTCHHCEDAPCARSCPNGAISHVNDSVQVNQQKCIGCKSCVVACPFGTMQIVLTPVAKGQVKATAHKCDLCQGRENGPACVENCPADALQLVTEGSLTRLAKARRLRTARQENQPWHADATATAFSTMSKIEQMRATPARGEPDKLAIDARKVSFDEIYLPFRTAQAEQEASRCLKCGEHSICEWTCPLHNHIPQWIELVKAGNIDAAVELSHQTNCLPEITGRVCPQDRLCEGACTVRDEHGAVTIGNIERYISDRALGQGWRPDLSHVQKVDKRVAIIGAGPAGLACADVLARRGVSATVFDRHPEIGGLLTFGIPAFKLDKSLLARRREIFSAMGIQFELNCEVGRDVKMEALLEDYDAVFVGVGTYRSMKADLPNEDAPGVYDALPFLIANTKQVMGLDECPEEPYIDTAGLNVVVLGGGDTAMDCVRTALRHGASQVTCAYRRDEANMPGSKKEVKNAREEGANFEFNVQPVDLELSADGRVCGIRLLRTQLGEPDAQGRRRPVPIAGSEFVMPADAVIMAFGFHPHGMPWLESHGVQVDNWGRIAANVESAYRYQTTNPKIFAGGDAVRGADLVVTAMAEGRHAAQGIVDWLGL